In Miscanthus floridulus cultivar M001 chromosome 8, ASM1932011v1, whole genome shotgun sequence, the sequence TTCAATACATTTTATCTTTCGTCTTGCATGCAAGAGGCTTTTCTATTTCTCTACCAGTATTCCTAACAAAGATTATGCTTCCTAAACAAACAACTAGTGCTATAGGTGATATGCATATGTCTGTATGTGTTTTTTTTATCTTAATGTCTTAACATATGGTTTGTTATAAGGGTTGAGTTCCAATGCCTGCAGTGCCTGTACCATTCTGCTCTCTAGCTGTGCCTATTTATGCTACGCGGATTTTGAACTCACAGCATCATGTTAGCTCATGAATTACATTGCAGGTTGAAGGTGATCATGTTGCTATCACACTGGACCCTGTTGCTCAATGGACCAGAATGAAAGGTCCGAATGTTGCATGCAACCCTGCGATAGGAGGAGATTCTGTGGTCCGTGAGTTTAGTGAAACAAATGGGAATCATAGTTGGAAGAAAGGACATGCAGATGTCGGCTGCAGGTTTGAAAATTGCAGTAATGGCGTACCTGTTTTGGATAGGATGCATCCCCCTCACAAGAACAGTGGTTTTAGTCAAGCTGTTAATTGTGGAAATGGGAATGCTACTGTCCCTGAAAGGAATGAGAAAGACTTGAATGATGGAAAGAGTGAGGCTGCTAGAGCATTACAATGGATCTGTGCCATGATATATTCTCATCCAAGCAGACGTCCTACTGGGAAAGTATTATCAGTCATTAAGAAGTCTCCACGTCGTGATGCCATTGTAGGTTTCCTTGCTTCTTTCTCAGAGTTCCCTGATGGAGAGCAGCAGAAAAATCAGATGGGTCTAAAGAGGATGAACAACAGAGCATCATCAGATACAGGCCTGTTTCATCTCTTGCCTACTGACCCCAAATTCCCTCCGATGGTTGTGAGTTTTAGCACTTTGCCAGATAGTGTCAGACAGAGCCTGAGGGGTGATGCAGCTTTTGAGAAGGAATTGGTTGCTGCACGAATTGATGAATGGAATGAGGAAAATCTCTATCCCTATGCCCATGTTATATGGTTCTTGGGGAAGGGTGGTCATGTTAAAACACACATGGATGCTATATTATTTGAGAATGCGATATCTGATGCTGAGTTTTCCCCCGAGTCCTTGGCATGTCTTCCTGACAATTGTTGGAAGATTCCTCAAAAAGAACTTGAAGCAAGAAAAGATTTGCGGGAGGTCTTGTCTTTTACAATAGACCCTCCTACTGCATCGGATCTTGATGATGCTATATCAATTGAAATACTTTCAGGAGGAACTGTCCGTATTGGGGTTCACATCGCAGATGTTTCCTACTTTGTACATCCAGAGACTGCGTTAGATGCTGAAGCTCAAAGCCGATCTACTAGTGTTTACACCCTGAAACGCAAAATCTCAATGTTGCCTTCAAGACTTTCAGAAGTGGTTTCGCTTAATCCAGGTGTAGACAGGCTTGCCTTTTCAATTATTTGGGATATTGATCCTCATGGTAACATAATTAGTCGCTGGATTGGTCAAAGCGTCATCTTTTCGTGCTGCAAGCTGTCATATGAGCTTGTGCAGGATTTGATCTGTAATGAAGCCAGTCAGGCTAGATCTGCTATTTCTTCTTTTGAAGTACATGGTAAATTTGAGAGAGATGATGTTATCAAGTCACTTAGAGGCCTTTATGAGGTCTCAAAAAATCTGAAGGAAGTTAGGTTCAAGGGTGGAGCTCTTTCTCTTGATACTGCAAAGCTTATGATCTTGTTTGATGAAGATGGGGCTCCATGTGATAGCTATCGCTATGTGAGGAACAATGCATGCTTCATTGTTGAGGAGCTAATGTTGTTGGCGAATATGTCAGCTGCAGAAGTCATATCTAATGCATTCCCTGATTGTGCCTTACTTCGTAGGCACCCTGAACCTAATTTGCGGAAGTTCAGAGAGTTCGAGGCATTTTGTGCTAAGAATGGTTTTGAATTGGATGCTTCATCATCTGGTCAGCTCCACCTTTCACTCTCTAGAATAAAGGAAAAGTTGCAAGAGGATCCTGTTATGTTTGATATCCTCATGTTTTATGCTTCAAAGCAAATGCAGTCAGCAGAATACTTTTGCACAGGGGACCTGATAAGCAAGAAAGATGATTGGGCACATTATGCATTGTCTGTCCCTTTGTATACACACTTCACTTCACCGCTTCGAAGATATCCTGATATAATTGTTCACAGGACTCTGAATGCGGTGATTGAGGCTGAACAAGTGTATATGAAGCAAAAGAATTTTTCCACAGGCTGGAATGGAGTCAAAGCCTCTTGTGAATTGATGGATAGATGTTTTACAGGCCTCCATTTGTGCAAGGATGCTGCTGAATCTGAAGAAGGAAAAAAAGCACTTTCTGCTGCAGCTAAGAAATTTAAGGTTCCTTACTCTGAAAATCTCGGGGAGATTGCTGAACACTGTAATGAAAGAATGTGGGCTGGTCGCCGTGCAGAAGATGCTGGACAGAAGCTCTACATGTGGGCTCTGATAAAGAACAAAGAGGTAATTCGTGCATCACCAATTCCAGCTTTCAAGTAAGTTTTCCCGTGAGCTTTATTTTGAATTCTGCTGTTTTTAACTCTTATCTTTGCAGGTGGTTGTCTGCAATGCTAGAGTTCTGGGGCTTGGACCCAGATTCATGTCAGTTTATGTGCCCAAGCTTGCAGTATGATTTTTTTGCCAACTCTCATATAAAAGGAGCACTTGTttcatttttcttcttcctcaCCTCAGTGCGATTTTATGACGCAGATGGAACGAAGGatatattatgatgaagttgagGGCTTATCAGTTGAATGGTTAGAAGCCACTGGAACGTTAGTGCTTGATGCATGCTGGAACAAGCCTGCTCAAAGGAGGGGAACTCAGATGAAGTGCAGACCAATTGAGGAAGTCGCGATGGTGGTGAACCCTTCAGAGTTGTCTGAAGAAGATGAGGAATCAGGGGCAACAGAAGCTGGCGGCTGCACTGCCAAGTCTGTTTTGTTGAGTGGCGACGCAGTGAAAGCTCAGGCCGCTCCAGCTGTTCTGCCCTTGGTGATACATTACCTGAGTGACATCCCTGTGGTTCTTCATGCAATTGGCGGTGAGGATTGTGCGGTTGACATTGGAGTAAGACTGTACATGGCGTCATACTTCGAGTTATAGGAAACCTCCTGTCATGATAGGAAATACTTGGTCGATTTTCAACAGTTTTTCAGTCGTAGGCAAATTCCAACTTAGTACTGTAGATATTTCATTCATGTATAGCTAATTAGCTACCCTTCCAGCGCAGAAAAAGAAAACCCCAACCCCTATCCGTTCTTTACCATCCTGAGGGTTTGCTCGCAGAGTCAAGTGGCTTCCGTTTTTATTCCCAGGCTGCTTGATGAGGTACCAGAATGATGGAAGAGGGAGTCAATGGTGCAAGAGGGAGTCTATATTAGTGCCGCACTATTTTAATAGTCTCTTTAATGATTTTCTGCTAGCTTGTGAAACCACCTGAAGTATTTTTTTTTACTGGTGGGTTCACTCAGATGTTGAAGCTGGTGTTTTGTTACTTCGGATAATAAAAGTCTCTTTGGTGACTGTCTGTTGCTGTCGTTTCTTGTGTAACTGTGCTTTCACTTGTTTCGTGAGGACGAGATATATCGTGCAGTACTGCAGTGCTCTTTAGTTATGGTCGCGTAATTATTCattctgttcgtttgttggtttcagctaggctTATTTAACTAGCCAATAGTGTTTTCATCTCACAAAAAACCAGcatcaaccagcgaacatgctgatTCTTTGCAATTGCAGTTTTACCCGTGCAGATCATGCGAGCAAATCAGAAATGCTGTAGGACCTCCATTTGGTTCTGAGATTAAGCTCAGTTGAAGGACATTTGATTGTATTATTAGATATTCGTTTATACGGAGTGATAATCTGATGCTGCGTCCCAGCACATTTGGAATAGCCACTAACTGAAGGATTTTGGCGTTGTATTTTTGCACTTCAATTCATTTAAAATGATGATTATGCAGTGTTCTGAGTGAGGACCATTCATCGGTGTACGTTTAATTTGAATATTTGATTGCTTCTGGATCTAGATGGCTGGCTTTGAACAGGTTGACGCCTGTTTATCTTTCATGAATCCTGGTAGCAGCCTGATCCCCCCGTGACAGTTTACCTCAATATGCCGAACACTGAAACAACCAGTAACGTCCATGTTTCGCCATGTGGCAGTAACAAAAGTAGAGTATTTACAAATCTGAGCAAACTCGCTTGAGAAAAGCAAGTCTCCAGTACTATCTGGTCCGCACAAAAATGCTCGCAAATCTCAAAGCCTACTAAAAACTGTACAGATGTGGCATGTCTATTTGGCAGTTCGGCTATGGTACGGTCACCATCGACAGATTCCAGGTTTCTCAGTCCGACAGAGTGTCAGCATCTCCTCGTATTTGGAAGGGTAGACGAAGCCCCAAAGCTGCATTAAACGAGAAAAGAACAGTTAAAGTATGTAAATAGTGCCTTTCTCCCAAACTCGGACAACATGTGGACGGCCATAAAAGGGCTCTTTATGTTTATATGTCCTTGGAGAATTATTTACGTTGATAGATTAAAATTGAAAGCTTCTTGATCATATGGATGTAATTATGTTCACCAGGAAGAAAGTCCCAGAGCACAATACTTGAATGTTTTAAATACCTCAACATCTTTCACTGAGAAGTCTGGAGAATGCGATAAACACCCGTTGTTAAAAGTCTCTGAATTAGAACTTGAACCAGTCAAACTGCAAAGAGAAATGCAGAAAATACAGGTGAGTTGTGCGGAAATTAACAATGACTTGTGTATCAGTCGTAGATGGTGCGAGATATTACAGGTCTGCATCAAGATAAAGTGCAAAATGACCTCCTCCCCCCAGAGCCATATAGTCGGTGGAGCACACCGTAAAATAGTTATTTGCGCCTGCAGTAAGTTTTTTACTTTTAGATAAAGGAAGCTTATTGAAACAAGACTATTACATCAAGATGATACAACCGGTCTTCACATCACTTCCAACCTCTGCATAATTAAAATTACACGGCCTAAAATATTTAAATGTTACTCAATTCTCAAACTAGACTGCCACCTAAGTGCATGGGTAAAAAAAAATCTGACTCCATAAAATAGTTATTTGCGCCTGCAGTAAGTAATTTTTCAATAGCTTACACAAAGAAAAACAGTTCTCAGAATGCACAACAAAGTCACAGCGGCATTGGTAAATTGTTATATTAAATGCACTGAAATAACATGAAATGGATAAAACTGAAAATTACCTGTGGGTCGATATATGACAGGGCGATTGTGTAAATTAGTGAAAACAAAGGAATTATTGGTCCCCTGCAAGATTAATTTGCAGAATATTCAGCACAAAATTTTTTTTAccaaacaatttatcaaaatgTTAAGGCGAAAACCTGATACTTCTTTGAACTGGATGGCTGCAATGGGGCCTCAACTAAACCACCAAAAACCGTACCTTCTCTATCCCCAACAACCTGTAATGTAACATAACATCAGAAGATGAAGAATGGAAAAGTAGCAATAAGCAATCTATGGCACCTTTTTCTTTTTGAAATTATATCAGATGATGCTATGATGCCCATAAAAATCCACATCATCAACAATATAGTAACTTATGGAGTTAAATAAGATCTATCGCTTAAAAATATGAAACAGACAGCAACTGTGGAGGTGAAATAGGCTGCCGTTTCTTAAGTAATAGTGAAAAGCCATAACATTTGATCTACTTAGGAAACAGTAACATTACCAAGAGTGAGAAACCAGGGCAAAGCATGCTCCTTCTATATAAAGTAGATAAAGATATGCCATGCCTCCATGTACTGCACAACTATGAACATAAACATTAGATAACAGTAGACACGCATGATCAGAAGTTAGAACATATAAGAATAGGAGACATCTTAAACCTGTATAGCAAGACCCAGTTCCTTCCCTGGGCAAGAACCGGGAGAGAGGCATAAAGAATGGATTGCATCAGTTCTGACAAAAGAACAGATGGTTCCGACATAGTTGGCAAACTACTGAAGGAAGCAACTTCCTTTGGTTCCTGGCGCTCCAATACAGGTTGATCTGGTTCAGTATGAGTTACTGCCTCCCTGTCAATTTTAGGCTCTGCAGTTGTTTGTTTGAAACCACCAATCCTTGCCGCCTTGTTAATGATTTTACCGATGGAATGCTTCCCCCTACTTATCAGACCTGTTCTTCCCTTGCTTCCCTTCCCCATGGGTGTTAAGGTAGGGTAACCCATGTCCCCGTTCTGCTCAGGAATTATCTCCATTGAATCGGTATTAGAGCTCGATGATGACAAAAACGAGATCAAGAATGCTCTAAAGGAAGAGGTGTCAGGGCCATCAAGGCTATCAGAATTGTGCTCAGAATCTTTATCATCCTCCAAATTTTCTTGCACTTTGTCAACCTCCTGCAAAATTCCAAAGAAATTGAAATATGAACTTTCAGTAACATGAGATGATGAGTGAAAATCTGATATGGTTAAGACTTGAGAGTAAGTGCTAGTACTAACTGGAACCAAACACATGTACAGAAATCATCATCTGGCGACAAGCAACAGAATCCAGCATGAAAgagtaaaagaaagaataaagaaatGGAAAGCTACCAAAATACCATCTGATCAACTTTGGCCTTTTAGCTACATCTATCAGCCACTCAATGACATCATAAAAAGACTTAATTGAAAATTTAACCAAGGGCGGATAGAACTTGGTTTCCATCAGAACTTTCCCGCATGATAAGTGAGTGAAAACGCACAGGAAACGCAAGATACATTGATGGAGTTAACCTATATCAGTGTGCCCTTTGCATACCATAGGCATCTTCTAAACATCCTTAAACCAAAATTATTTCAGGACTGGCCCAGTGAACACCCTAACTGCATTGGAGCGCCAATTTCTGAATAAGCTCATACCAGAAGAAAATCCTCTGCGTGAACTAAACAAGAGCGCTTGCCAAGCTAGCAACAGTTCCACCAACCATAGGCAGTCCTAATTAGCAACAATCAACACTAAAACCCCCAGGAATCGCACACCAAACCCTAACGATAGGACGCCCCAGCTGCGAAACCACTCTTTACCTGAGCGGATGCCACAGCCCGAGTCGCCCAACCGCCCGAATCGGGAGCGCGTGCGAGACCCCAATTCAAAACCGGACCGAATCGCCTACACGAGAGGGGAGGGGAAGGGAAGGGAGCGGGGATCCGGTGTCTCACGGGGAGGTGGGAGGTCTCGCGCTCGGAGACGGGGTTGAGGATGACGGTGGTGAGGTCGGACACGAAGTGCGCCGCCTTGCTGCTCAGGGACGGCAGGTACCCCATCGATCCTCCTTAcgggcccacgcccacgcccacgcccacgcgcccCGCGGCTGCTAAATTTGGGAGGCGCTCGTCCGCCCCTGGCGCTTCCGGAGCTGCGCTTGGATGGGTGGGAGAACCGGAGAAGGCGGAGCCGGCGAGCGCCGGAGTGACTTCGAGGGGAGACGGGCGGATTTGGACTTGTTCGGTGGTGGGTCTCGATTGGATATTTGGATCCCTTCTCTTTTTCAATGACGTCGTGGCGTTGTCCGCGGCGGTTAGCGGGTAGCGACGCCGGCAGCAGCACACCGTGCGCGGGGGAGGCGGGTAGGCGACATGTACTGTGCGCTTCCAGCATTCAAGCGCATCCACGTTAATCCTTATGAGAGGTGGCAGGAGGAAAGATAAACTCTATAAATTCTCACAATAATTAAAAATAGCTGACCTTTAATTTGGTAAACTTTAAGCATCATTGCATTCATtatgttttataaaaaaaatatacacATCTACAATTATAAATAAAATGTAAAATAACCTCTCCCAAAGTGTTCCATATTTTTCTCCCAATAACTCTATGTTTTCCAACTCCCAAAGTAGtattggaagaaaaaaaaaagaaagctaTCTTCAAGAGTACCCCATATTTAACTTCCAAAAAAATCAAAATCTTGGTCGACACCCTTCTTCATGCACGGTTTTTTTCCCGTCGCGAGGTCGCGAACCCAAATCGTCTGCCGTCGCAAGCGGGCACCAGGAAGCAGCAGCATCAGCCGGCAAGCAGCAGTACCAGCCGCCCAGCAGGAGACGCCCAGCGGCACAGGACCATGCGCGCAATATGTACACGCAAATCCCGGCGGCAGAGATGCAACAACCGGCCACGTACCTACGTGATATGTACATGCAAATCCCGGCGGCAGAGATCCAGCAGCCGATCCGGCAGCAGAGATGCAACAGCCGGCCACGTACGTGATATGTACATGCAAATCACGACCGGCAAATCAGCACACATCGGCAACGATCGAGCAGTAGATAGTACGTACCTTGTCCCTGATCTGCGGCGGCGACACTCCTCCCCTCGACGGCGTGCATCGGCGTGGAGAGTCACGGTAAAAAAAAATATCGCCAACGAGGGAGACCGCGATGGCACGGGGAAGTCCGGATCCGCACGACTTGGATGCGTGCATTTTTTCGCGTGAAGGAGGCCGGTTTGCAAAGTGCCAAAAGATGAGGAAGGGGTATAGGGTACTCTTGCAGatgagtttttctttttttttcctaaaaaacaTGTATGGGAAAGGGATATATggcactcttggagatgctctaaattaTCCACCTCTATTATTATAAAGATAATAAAATACCTCCCTAATTTTTATCTAAATTATTCACCTTTGCTACTATGAAAGATACTCTAAATACCcctaaatttgtatataaattgCTCGCCTCTGtcttatgaaagataatttaaagtaACCTTTtaaatttatatctaaattacccacctctacgGTTACGAAAAACAATGCAAAATAACCCCTTAAATTTACATCTAAACTATGCACATACGTCATCATGAAATACTATTTAAACAAACGTACATCTTTATTTGTGTCTAAATAATTCACGTATGCCGTTATGAAACAAACTAAAATAGCATTCAAATCTACTTATATACTGATATAAGGTATTATACAGAAGAATTCAATAGCTGTAAAATACGCTATATATACacgatatttttttaaaaatttgtgCACTTCACTCACTCTTAAATTAAAATAAGCATAATGCTATGTGCCACTAAACCGGCCAAGTGCTCCCTCCGTCTCTTATTATCTGTCGCTACAGGAAGCGTGTTGGTCAAACTTTATTaaatttgactaagtttatagaaaatagtagcaacatttgtatctctaaataagtttattgtaAAAAacgattcaacgatctatctaatgatactaattatgtgctataatattaatatttttaatatatttggtcaaaattggctaagtttgacttctcgaaaatgAGAACGGTAGATAAAAagggacggatggagtatatattGTGAGAGTTAATTAATAAATCTAAAAAttatcacaaaaatcagaaagaTACATGACGATTTATGCTATTGTGGTACTTAAAATGCAATCTACGACCTAAAATGTTCATTTTCCATAAAATACAAaaaaagtggagttaataatgaTACAATAAGATATGAGTTTCAACTTAAAGTATAAAAAATCCGTATCAACCAACAAGGTCAAAGTTTGAAAATGAAAATCTAGATTTGTGCCGTCCTAG encodes:
- the LOC136478075 gene encoding DIS3-like exonuclease 2 — its product is MPPLAFPSSAPPIFFPSLPFIPSLQSPSPLPAPRHLVFLSIGVDEGSDEAEDAPDLGFPRRVSFEEIGRVCIMRATGEHTAAVPIPAPPPPPAAAVASATEEDEKERKKNRRRPSRRSKQAAVAAPQGPHADAAGPRSVRSMPPMHVGSGGAGVDAEAEASAAGTSQSCPLLPTPRPTEAPVSRVGGGAQVMRYFQPHWPERAVKDAVKRGYAFVGKFRVNAHNRNEAYCTIDGMPVDVLITGLAQNRAVEGDHVAITLDPVAQWTRMKGPNVACNPAIGGDSVVREFSETNGNHSWKKGHADVGCRFENCSNGVPVLDRMHPPHKNSGFSQAVNCGNGNATVPERNEKDLNDGKSEAARALQWICAMIYSHPSRRPTGKVLSVIKKSPRRDAIVGFLASFSEFPDGEQQKNQMGLKRMNNRASSDTGLFHLLPTDPKFPPMVVSFSTLPDSVRQSLRGDAAFEKELVAARIDEWNEENLYPYAHVIWFLGKGGHVKTHMDAILFENAISDAEFSPESLACLPDNCWKIPQKELEARKDLREVLSFTIDPPTASDLDDAISIEILSGGTVRIGVHIADVSYFVHPETALDAEAQSRSTSVYTLKRKISMLPSRLSEVVSLNPGVDRLAFSIIWDIDPHGNIISRWIGQSVIFSCCKLSYELVQDLICNEASQARSAISSFEVHGKFERDDVIKSLRGLYEVSKNLKEVRFKGGALSLDTAKLMILFDEDGAPCDSYRYVRNNACFIVEELMLLANMSAAEVISNAFPDCALLRRHPEPNLRKFREFEAFCAKNGFELDASSSGQLHLSLSRIKEKLQEDPVMFDILMFYASKQMQSAEYFCTGDLISKKDDWAHYALSVPLYTHFTSPLRRYPDIIVHRTLNAVIEAEQVYMKQKNFSTGWNGVKASCELMDRCFTGLHLCKDAAESEEGKKALSAAAKKFKVPYSENLGEIAEHCNERMWAGRRAEDAGQKLYMWALIKNKEVVVCNARVLGLGPRFMSVYVPKLAMERRIYYDEVEGLSVEWLEATGTLVLDACWNKPAQRRGTQMKCRPIEEVAMVVNPSELSEEDEESGATEAGGCTAKSVLLSGDAVKAQAAPAVLPLVIHYLSDIPVVLHAIGGEDCAVDIGVRLYMASYFEL
- the LOC136474785 gene encoding uncharacterized protein isoform X1 codes for the protein MGYLPSLSSKAAHFVSDLTTVILNPVSERETSHLPEVDKVQENLEDDKDSEHNSDSLDGPDTSSFRAFLISFLSSSSSNTDSMEIIPEQNGDMGYPTLTPMGKGSKGRTGLISRGKHSIGKIINKAARIGGFKQTTAEPKIDREAVTHTEPDQPVLERQEPKEVASFSSLPTMSEPSVLLSELMQSILYASLPVLAQGRNWVLLYSTWRHGISLSTLYRRSMLCPGFSLLVVGDREGTVFGGLVEAPLQPSSSKKYQGTNNSFVFTNLHNRPVIYRPTGANNYFTVCSTDYMALGGGGHFALYLDADLLTGSSSNSETFNNGCLSHSPDFSVKDVELWGFVYPSKYEEMLTLCRTEKPGICRW
- the LOC136474785 gene encoding uncharacterized protein isoform X2; this encodes MGYLPSLSSKAAHFVSDLTTVILNPVSERETSHLPEVDKVQENLEDDKDSEHNSDSLDGPDTSSFRAFLISFLSSSSSNTDSMEIIPEQNGDMGYPTLTPMGKGSKGRTGLISRGKHSIGKIINKAARIGGFKQTTAEPKIDREAVTHTEPDQPVLERQEPKEVASFSSLPTMSEPSVLLSELMQSILYASLPVLAQGRNWVLLYSTWRHGISLSTLYRRSMLCPGFSLLVVGDREGTVFGGLVEAPLQPSSSKKYQGTNNSFVFTNLHNRPVIYRPTGANNYFMESDFFLPMHLGGSLV